From a single Brassica rapa cultivar Chiifu-401-42 chromosome A01, CAAS_Brap_v3.01, whole genome shotgun sequence genomic region:
- the LOC108869914 gene encoding uncharacterized protein LOC108869914 isoform X2, which produces MGQDYSYTQPSSSDEFDMTCLLQAEADLYADEGESTYTPEPEADEGIPRTCYCGNEPVVATSYTPKNPGRRYFSCDNVDDGDCHIWKWWDVAIQEELGEMQRQVRMLKDQFFESDQKVAKLENIVGALTKKKSMVKYGFAKRVCLLVLVILVIVMGWKSFGGFKQQCLNSRWASQVQQ; this is translated from the exons ATGGGACAAGACTATAGCTACACTCAGCCTTCTTCATCTGACGAGTTTGACATGACCTGTTTACTTCAAGCAGAAGCTGATCTCTACGCGGATGAAGGTGAGAGTACCTACACACCGGAACCTGAAGCTGATGAAGGAATCCCGAGGACATGTTATTGCGGTAATGAGCCTGTTGTTGCAACGTCATACACTCCTAAAAATCCAGGAAGGAGGTACTTCTCCTGCGACAACGTTGACGATGGAGACTGCCACATCTGGAAATGGTGGGATGTGGCGATTCAAGAAGAGCTTGGTGAAATGCAGAGACAAGTTAGGATGCTCAAAGATCAATTCTTTGAGAGTGACCAGAAGGTGGCTAAGCTAGAGAACATCGTGGGTGCATTAACGAAGAAGAAATCAATGGTTAAATATGGGTTTGCAAAGAGAGTTTGTCTACTGGTCTTGGTAATCTTGGTCATCGTAATGGGCTG GAAGAGCTTCGGAGGATTTAAACAACAATGTCTGAACTCGAGATGGGCTTCACAG GTTCAGCAGTAG
- the LOC108869914 gene encoding uncharacterized protein LOC108869914 isoform X1: MGQDYSYTQPSSSDEFDMTCLLQAEADLYADEGESTYTPEPEADEGIPRTCYCGNEPVVATSYTPKNPGRRYFSCDNVDDGDCHIWKWWDVAIQEELGEMQRQVRMLKDQFFESDQKVAKLENIVGALTKKKSMVKYGFAKRVCLLVLVILVIVMGWKSFGGFKQQCLNSRWASQVQYFHSFLFQ, encoded by the exons ATGGGACAAGACTATAGCTACACTCAGCCTTCTTCATCTGACGAGTTTGACATGACCTGTTTACTTCAAGCAGAAGCTGATCTCTACGCGGATGAAGGTGAGAGTACCTACACACCGGAACCTGAAGCTGATGAAGGAATCCCGAGGACATGTTATTGCGGTAATGAGCCTGTTGTTGCAACGTCATACACTCCTAAAAATCCAGGAAGGAGGTACTTCTCCTGCGACAACGTTGACGATGGAGACTGCCACATCTGGAAATGGTGGGATGTGGCGATTCAAGAAGAGCTTGGTGAAATGCAGAGACAAGTTAGGATGCTCAAAGATCAATTCTTTGAGAGTGACCAGAAGGTGGCTAAGCTAGAGAACATCGTGGGTGCATTAACGAAGAAGAAATCAATGGTTAAATATGGGTTTGCAAAGAGAGTTTGTCTACTGGTCTTGGTAATCTTGGTCATCGTAATGGGCTG GAAGAGCTTCGGAGGATTTAAACAACAATGTCTGAACTCGAGATGGGCTTCACAGGTACAATACTTCCACTCTTTTTTGTTTcagtaa
- the LOC108871225 gene encoding putative nuclease HARBI1, producing the protein MSSSSSDEVFEERFDEVFEEIFEDTFTNIVEAQTSHQRSRAYIERNREGGQDRLWNDYFSEDATFSSQIFRRRFRMNKDLFLRIVYGLSENFPFFQQRRDATGRLGLSALQKCTAAIRMLAYGSAADTVDEYLRLGETTALSCLHNFTDGIIQLFGGDYLRRPTPEDLQRLLDIGEKRGFPGMVGSIDCMHWEWKNCPTAWKGQYARGSGKPTIVLEAVASQDLWIWHAFFGPPGTLNDINVLDRSPVFDDILEGRAPRVRYMVNGHRYKLAYYLTDGIYPNWSTFIQSIKLPQSPKQELFAKAQEAARKDVERAFGVLQARFAIIKNPVRTLNKEKIGNIMRACIILHNMIVENERDGYMRYDISEFEEGDVTRTSQVETNRPTNLNNMFPNRNDLRDEHIHERLKNDLIENIWNKFGDED; encoded by the coding sequence ATGTCGTCATCTTCATCCGACGAAGTTTTCGAAGAAAGATTTGACGAAGTTTTCGAAGAAATCTTCGAAGATACATTCACCAACATAGTCGAGGCTCAAACCAGTCACCAAAGGAGCCGTGCTTATATTGAACGAAACCGTGAAGGAGGACAAGACCGCTTATGGAATGACTACTTCAGCGAAGATGCGACATTCTCGTCACAAATATTTAGACGCCGCTTCCGCATGAATAAGGACTTATTCTTGCGTATTGTCTATGGGCTATCAGAGAACTTTCCATTCTTTCAGCAAAGAAGAGATGCAACCGGGAGGTTAGGTCTTTCTGCACTACAAAAATGTACGGCAGCAATTCGTATGCTTGCTTATGGTTCTGCGGCTGACACGGttgacgaatatctccgacttggtgaGACTACTGCACTTTCCTGTTTACATAATTTCACTGACGGAATAATACAGTTATTCGGAGGTGACTATCTACGACGACCCACACCGGAGGATCTTCAACGACTACTCGATATTGGTGAAAAACGAGGGTTTCCTGGGATGGTCGGGAGCATTGATTGTATGCACTGGGAGTGGAAAAATTGTCCgaccgcttggaaaggacaaTACGCACGAGGATCAGGAAAACCCACAATTGTCTTAGAGGCTGTTGCTTcccaagatctttggatatggcatgcTTTTTTTGGTCCTCCAGGCACCTTAAATGATATCAATGTCCTCGATCGGTCTCCTGTGTTTGATGACATTTTAGAAGGTCGAGCTCCCAGGGTAAGGTACATGGTCAACGGACACAGGTATAAGTTGGCATACTATCTAACAGACGGTATATATCCAAattggtcaacatttatccaatctatcaAACTCCCTCAATCTCCAAAACAAGAGTTATTTGCTAAAGCTCAAGAAGCAGCCCGAAAAGATGTGgagcgggcttttggagtattgcaagcTCGATTTGCGATTATCAAAAACCCGGTTCGTACATTGAACAAAGAAAAGATAGGGaatattatgagagcatgtatcatactacaCAATATGATAGTTGAAAATGAACGAGATGGATACATGCGGTACGATATATCTGAATTTGAAGAAGGAGACGTCACCAGAACTTCACAGGTGGAAACCAACAGGCCTACAAATCTGAATAATATGTTTCCCAATCGGAATGATCTTCGGGATGAGCATATTCATGAACGGTTGAAGAATGATTTAATcgaaaatatttggaataaaTTTGGTGATGAAGATTAA
- the LOC103869472 gene encoding cysteine proteinase inhibitor 4 isoform X2: MMKCLICLSLILLPLISVVEGNLGGWKPIDLSDLNIQSLANYAIIEHNMQSKANLVFVKIVEGKEQVVTGKRYDLTIAAKDGSGATKNYEAIVVERPWDHYKSLESFKAL, translated from the exons atgatgaagTGTTTGATCTGTCTCTCTCTTATCCTCCTCCCTCTCATCTCCGTCGTGGAag GTAATCTCGGTGGCTGGAAGCCGATTGATTTATCTGATCTGAACATCCAATCGCTCGCCAACTATGCGATTATTGAGCATAACATGCAATCTAAGGCGAACCTTGTGTTCGTGAAGATCGTCGAGGGGAAGGAGCAAGTGGTTACCGGAAAGAGGTACGATCTGACCATCGCGGCGAAGGATGGCAGTGGCGCCACAAAGAACTACGAGGCCATCGTGGTGGAAAGACCGTGGGATCATTACAAGAGCCTTGAGTCATTCAAGGCCTTATAG
- the LOC103869472 gene encoding cysteine proteinase inhibitor 4 isoform X1, translating into MMKCLICLSLILLPLISVVEGNLGGLGNLGGWKPIDLSDLNIQSLANYAIIEHNMQSKANLVFVKIVEGKEQVVTGKRYDLTIAAKDGSGATKNYEAIVVERPWDHYKSLESFKAL; encoded by the exons atgatgaagTGTTTGATCTGTCTCTCTCTTATCCTCCTCCCTCTCATCTCCGTCGTGGAag GTAATCTTGGTGGCTTAGGTAATCTCGGTGGCTGGAAGCCGATTGATTTATCTGATCTGAACATCCAATCGCTCGCCAACTATGCGATTATTGAGCATAACATGCAATCTAAGGCGAACCTTGTGTTCGTGAAGATCGTCGAGGGGAAGGAGCAAGTGGTTACCGGAAAGAGGTACGATCTGACCATCGCGGCGAAGGATGGCAGTGGCGCCACAAAGAACTACGAGGCCATCGTGGTGGAAAGACCGTGGGATCATTACAAGAGCCTTGAGTCATTCAAGGCCTTATAG